In Zingiber officinale cultivar Zhangliang unplaced genomic scaffold, Zo_v1.1 ctg232, whole genome shotgun sequence, the following are encoded in one genomic region:
- the LOC122037081 gene encoding uncharacterized protein LOC122037081: MGRFRSLSAILSLYFLLLASVASSRVLMSDSKDTPSSTPTPVSPRPAEIPPPNPNNTLGVKELNETCDSSHVRCHGSLTVCLLYSEKDSKNYSLVVQNIGDDTSNVKIIGNPAFPITIDNITLAKNISKKIALPFDASNVMEIFIYSGSDNCSIQIGAPDSDWNILQQLLSTYDIHLTPIYGLYLLGFTVVASGATWACCRYRKRRNTDSSGIPYQQIEMSDQPQSTVTIDSNAIDGWDDWDDNWDDEAATRPAEKHTSTSVSSNGLTSRTPKKDGWDSAWDD, translated from the exons ATGGGAAGGTTTAGATCTTTGTCTGCGATTCTGTCACTGTACTTTCTTTTGTTGGCATCCGTCGCTTCATCTCGTGTTCTAATGAGCGATTCGAAG GATACGCCATCGTCGACTCCGACTCCGGTTTCTCCTCGACCGGCCGAGATACCTCCTCCAAACCCTAACAATACTCTTGGGGTCAAGGAACTGAACGAGACTTGTGATTCTTCACATGTTCGCTGTCATGGAAGTTTAACTGTTTGTCTTCTCTATTCTGAAAAAG ATTCCAAAAATTATTCCCTTGTAGTTCAAAATATTGGAGATGACACTTCTAATGTGAAAATTATTGGAAATCCTGCTTTTCCTATTACTATTGATAACATTACTCTGgccaaaaatatttccaagaag ATAGCTCTTCCATTTGATGCTTCGAATGTCATGGAAATTTTCATATATTCAGGAAGCGATAATTGCAGTATTCAAATTGGAGCTCCTGATTCTGACTGGAATATCTTACAGCAGTTACTGTCGACTTATGACATACACCTGACCCCAATTTATGGTCTTTACCTTTTGGGTTTTACTGTGGTTGCTTCTGGAGCAACATGGGCTTGTTGCCGATATAGGAAGAGAAGAAACACAGACAGTTCTGGAATCCCATATCAGCAGATTGAGATGAGTGATCAGCCGCAGTCCACTGTAACGATTGACTCCAATGCTATCGATGGATGGGATGATTGGGACGACAATTGGGACGATGAAGCTGCTACAAGGCCTGCAGAAAAACACACATCTACAAGTGTTTCATCAAATGGCCTCACTTCAAGGACACCGAAGAAAGACGGATGGGATTCTGCTTGGGATGACTAA